A single region of the Salvia miltiorrhiza cultivar Shanhuang (shh) chromosome 8, IMPLAD_Smil_shh, whole genome shotgun sequence genome encodes:
- the LOC130999644 gene encoding protein AUXIN-REGULATED GENE INVOLVED IN ORGAN SIZE-like, translating to MNSEHPRSRPALSKELINLQDQYLNSIKDVRRSRNGYLEVKKMDYDHHHQRRSLISQGHGKRIFRYFTLESLLLLVCLTVSLLVLPVVLPPLPPPPFLLLLLPIFILALLMLLAFMPSGVREVAHAYA from the coding sequence ATGAATTCGGAGCATCCTAGGTCGAGACCAGCATTGTCGAAGGAGCTGATCAATCTCCAAGATCAGTATTTGAATAGCATCAAGGATGTAAGAAGATCAAGAAATGGATATTTGGAAGTGAAGAAGATGGATtatgatcatcatcatcaacggCGCTCATTGATCTCACAAGGGCATGGGAAGAGGATTTTTCGTTACTTCACATTGGAGTCGTTGCTTCTGCTGGTGTGCCTCACGGTGTCGCTGCTGGTGCTGCCGGTGGTGCTGCCGCCGCTGCCCCCGCCGCCCttcttgctgctgctgctgcccaTCTTCATCCTCGCCTTGCTCATGCTCCTCGCCTTCATGCCCTCGGGCGTCCGAGAAGTCGCCCACGCTTATGCCTAG
- the LOC130996981 gene encoding uncharacterized protein LOC130996981 yields MADAGCTLIDPAVPLRLPSECSPGLIGGLESKDWLKVCESLNDVRRFALYHSALLQPILEKVVLVMVKAIKNPRSALCKTSIMAAADIFNAFGETLLESAPDAFSQLLLQLLLKASQDKKFVCEEADKALLAMAKSMAPLSLLHKLGAYVGHMNLRVRAKAAISISNCVSNMDLKSMEGFGLAALIQIASKLLNDKLPEAREAARGIVVSLYGAMTEGEEEKQEFWQSFCHSNLPAIHAQAMVKLVSS; encoded by the exons ATGGCCGACGCCGGCTGTACACTGATCGACCCCGCCGTGCCTCTACGCCTTCCGTCGGAATGTTCTCCG GGTTTGATTGGAGGGTTGGAGTCAAAAGATTGGTTGAAGGTGTGTGAATCACTCAATGATGTTAGGCGATTCGCGCTTTATCACTCTGCTCTTCTGCAGCCAATTCT GGAAAAAGTAGTGCTAGTGATGGTGAAAGCAATCAAGAATCCAAGAAGTGCACTGTGCAAGACTTCAATCATGGCTGCTGCTGATATTTTCAATGCCTTTGGTGAAACCCTACTTGAATCTGCTCCCGATGCTTTTAGCCAATTG tTGTTGCAGCTACTACTAAAAGCGTCACAAGACAAGAAATTTGTGTGTGAAGAAGCAGACAAGGCACTATTGGCTATGGCAAAGTCCAtggctcctctctctctcctccataaGCTCGGTGCATACGTCGGGCACATGAACCTCAGAGTCAGGGCGAAGGCCGCGATTTCTATCTCCAACTGCGTCTCAAACATG GATCTGAAAAGCATGGAGGGGTTTGGCTTAGCGGCATTGATTCAGATCGCATCGAAGCTGTTGAATGACAAGCTCCCTGAGGCAAGAGAAGCAGCTAGAGGAATTGTGGTCTCACTGTATGGAGCAATGACAGAAGGTGAAGAAGAGAAGCAGGAGTTTTGGCAAAGCTTTTGCCACTCTAATCTGCCTGCTATTCATGCACAAGCTATGGTCAAACTTGTTTCTTCTTAG
- the LOC130999648 gene encoding potassium transporter 4: protein MSRIDIEPEEDGNDLPPQMAADEGQEPTHLHGQDGGDETSRTGRNRRELPWKCIPVSLALAYQSFGVVYGDLSTSPLYVYRSIFSGMSHKHQSTDAIFGAFSLIFWTLTLIPLLKYVIIILSADDNGEGGTFALYSLLCRHGKFSLLPNQQAADEELSAYKYGSLGQSSPSLQLKRSIEKRKNLRTVLLLIVLLGAGMVIGDGVVTPAMSVLSAVSGLKAAHTKLPSGGVRLICCVILVGLFALQHSGTHKVGILFAPVVVIWLITIFAIGLYNIILWNPKVVFALSPHYIFKFFAQTGTDGWFSLGGVLLSITGTEAMFADLGHFSATSIRMAFIVLVYPSLVIQYMGQAAFLSKHMDSIPNSFYDSIPHGLLWPVLIIATLAAIVASQAIISATFSIIKQCNALNCFPRVKVVHTSKQIEGQIYIPEINWILMILTLAVAIGFKDTDSIGNAYGLAVMSVMFITTFLMALVMIFVWQRSIIVAAVFLVSFWIIEGAYLCAALTKVPQGGWVSLVLALFFMFVMFVWHYGTRKKYNFDLHNKVPLKWILGLGPSLGIVRVPGIGLVYSELATGVPAIFSHFVTNLPAFHNVLVFVCVKSVPVPYVAPEERFLIGRICPRPYRMYRCIVRYGYKDLQGDDGNFENLLIQSIAEFIQMEAVEPQFATPDSVSYDGRMAVISSQACSSSNLIVSNEDDFDNISSIQSSKSLTLQSLRSAYDEENPQIRRRRVRFQLPQSPAMDPAVREELTDLIEAKEAGVAYIMGHSYVKARRSSSFLKKLVVDFGYSFLRKNCRGPSVALHIPHISLIEVGMIYHV, encoded by the exons ATGAGCCGAATAGATATTGAACCTGAGGAAGACGGCAATGACTTGCCACCACAAATGGCAGCGGATGAGGGTCAAGAACCAACCCATCTTCATGGACAGGATGGGGGAGATGAAACTTCTCGGACGGGTAGGAACAGGAGGGAGTTACCATGGAAG TGTATTCCGGTGTCTCTAGCACTAGCATATCAGAGCTTTGGGGTGGTATACGGAGATCTGAGCACTTCACCACTATATGTTTACAGAAGTATATTTTCTGGGATGTCACATAAGCATCAGAGTACTGATGCAATATTTGGGGCATTTTCGTTAATCTTTTGGACCTTAACTCTGATTCCATTGCTCAAATATGTCATTATTATTCTGAGCGCTGATGATAATGGTGAAG GTGGGACATTTGCTCTGTACTCCCTGCTTTGTAGACATGGAAAGTTTAGTCTTCTTCCTAATCAACAAGCAGCTGATGAGGAGCTTTCAGCATACAAATATGGTTCCTTGGGACAGTCTTCTCCGTCTTTACAATTGAAGAGATCTATAGAAAAACGCAAAAATTTGCGaactgttttgttgcttatagTCTTATTGGGGGCTGGCATGGTAATAGGTGATGGTGTAGTTACTCCTGCTATGTCAG TACTGTCAGCAGTATCAGGGCTTAAAGCTGCTCACACAAAGTTGCCCTCGG GTGGTGTGCGGTTAATATGTTGCGTCATATTGGTTGGACTATTTGCTTTGCAGCACAGTGGCACGCACAAGGTTGGCATCTTGTTTGCCCCGGTAGTTGTCATCTGGTTAATAACAATTTTTGCCATTGGGCTGTATAATATCATATTGTGGAACCCAAAAGTCGTCTTTGCTCTTTCTCCgcattatattttcaaattctttGCTCAAACTGGTACAGATGGATGGTTTTCACTTGGAGGGGTTCTCTTGTCCATAACAG GTACTGAAGCTATGTTTGCAGATCTTGGTCATTTCTCTGCAACCTCAATAAGG ATGGCATTTATAGTACTCGTGTACCCTAGCTTGGTCATCCAATATATGGGCCAAGCTGCTTTTCTGTCAAAGCACATGGATTCCATTCCAAATAGCTTCTACGATTCAATCCCTC ATGGTTTATTGTGGCCTGTCCTTATTATCGCCACCCTTGCTGCTATTGTTGCAAGTCAGGCTATAATTTCAGCAACATTCTCTATTATTAAGCAATGCAATGCACTCAATTGCTTCCCACGCGTTAAAGTTGTTCACACCTCGAAACAAATCGAGGGGCAGATTTATATACCAGAAATCAACTGGATCCTCATGATTCTTACTCTTGCTGTGGCCATTGGCTTCAAAGACACAGATAGTATTGGGAATGCCTATG GCCTAGCCGTGATGTCAGTGATGTTTATCACGACTTTTCTGATGGCACTCGTCATGATCTTCGTGTGGCAGAGGAGTATAATAGTTGCCGCTGTGTTTCtcgtttccttttggataattGAAGGTGCATACCTGTGTGCAGCATTGACGAAAGTTCCACAAGGCGGGTGGGTCTCCCTTGTACTCGCTCTCTTCTTCATGTTCGTCATGTTCGTCTGGCACTATGGAACCCGCAAGAAATACAACTTTGATTTGCACAACAAGGTTCCCTTGAAATGGATCCTCGGCCTCGGCCCCAGCCTCGGCATTGTTCGTGTGCCCGGAATAGGCCTTGTGTATTCAGAGCTGGCGACGGGTGTGCCTGCAATCTTCTCACACTTTGTCACAAATCTCCCTGCTTTCCACAATGTTCTGGTATTTGTATGTGTCAAATCTGTTCCGGTGCCTTACGTGGCGCCTGAGGAGCGCTTCCTCATCGGCCGGATCTGCCCGAGACCGTATCGGATGTACCGTTGCATCGTCAGGTATGGATACAAGGACTTGCAGGGCGACGATGGCAACTTTGAGAACCTCCTGATTCAGAGCATAGCAGAGTTCATCCAAATGGAAGCTGTAGAGCCTCAGTTCGCGACGCCCGACTCCGTCTCGTACGATGGGAGGATGGCCGTCATAAGCTCCCAAGCATGTTCTTCCTCCAATCTGATTGTATCCAATGAGGATGACTTTGACAACATCAGTTCCATACAGAGCAGCAAATCTTTAACCCTGCAGAGCTTAAGGTCGGCTTACGACGAGGAGAATCCACAGATCAGGAGGCGGCGCGTGCGTTTTCAGCTGCCTCAGAGCCCGGCAATGGATCCGGCGGTGAGGGAGGAGCTTACGGACTTGATCGAGGCGAAGGAGGCTGGCGTGGCGTACATAATGGGGCACTCGTACGTGAAGGCGAGGCGGTCGTCGTCGTTCTTGAAGAAACTAGTGGTGGATTTCGGGTACTCGTTTCTGCGGAAGAACTGCAGGGGTCCTTCAGTGGCGCTGCACATTCCTCACATCAGCTTGATCGAAGTAGGCATGATATATCATGTCTGA
- the LOC130999650 gene encoding probable disease resistance protein At1g58602 — translation MAEAAVSSALQTLGVYLLEEARLLYGVKNKMRELETQLKEMKCFLEDADRRRHESKTIFNWILEIKDLAYRAQDAIERHEAYQVMSSRERRGLILQVLLCNCISVLQEWYSIHLLGSEISTIKSRLERINKEMVDNGIKKSIINNTGGGESSSANNRARMTFPEFEVGDCFVGMKDELQQLGNLLRQDNKERVISVWGMGGLGKTTIARKLYNETKINFNRSAWVCITQQCQLRSVWEDVLKQLELQNRNDDIREDVVAKLSESELNERLCKIQREKRCLIVFDDLWETSHWDELKHPFIVDDLKSKILVTTRQQKVAEKGFAVKLRCLNMEDALELLKSKAFPQTIPEFALEENFKKIGKDMVRKCGYLPLAISLLGGVLKMKNSMMEWELVNEDIKKHIYRDENEIDGVLNLSYESLPYYLKPCFLYMGLFQEDEYIASEDLYSKWIAQGMISYKNIRDNEETLMDIAELYLSELASRSIVQVHIDSGITARKYRSCGLHDVVRELCLKLGKREDFGVLSLEHQTGKLSTLLRQASSHMKIRHLAIHFKSDVKLELDELGEDSCKHLRSLQMSNGRNVVEILQQSIVDFQKFKLLRDLGMDGFKFEGRKLPKGITNLVHLRSLSLVECEFDKLPLSISNLVYMDTLNLYCSRNVEVPNVFKEMLRLKHMLLPMYDEENIGSYRLILDEGVDELESLVALDSRVHELKCMGRMKNLRRFEVFIHDNESLSAIIDAIAIMDKLVHCTVDIKEGCELGRNEGVLNKAFTCPNLYTLRIHVKLGKALAECGSDFISSKLTTLFLSECEIEDDPMGILGNLPCLRELYLDIESFVGEEMTCPSNSFPRLKKLILDELPKLREWRVEAGAMPLLSELEIYDCSSLKMLPDGLSGISTVRELHIYGMAEMGKRVSASGEDFHKFNHIPKIIIRN, via the exons ATGGCAGAAGCAGCAGTGTCGAGTGCGCTACAAACCTTGGGCGTTTATTTGTTGGAAGAAGCAAGGCTTTTATATGGTGTGAAAAACAAAATGAGGGAGCTCGAGACGCAGCTCAAAGAGATGAAGTGTTTCCTCGAAGATGCTGACAGAAGGCGACATGAAAGCAAAACCATTTTCAATTGGATCTTGGAAATCAAAGATCTTGCGTACAGAGCGCAAGATGCCATTGAAAGACATGAAGCTTATCAAGTCATGTCTTCAAGAGAAAGACGAGGCCTCATACTGCAGGTCCTCCTCTGCAATTGTATCAGTGTTTTGCAAGAATGGTACTCGATCCACCTATTAGGCTCGGAgatttcaacgatcaaatccCGACTTGAAAGGATAAACAAGGAAATGGTAGACAATGGCATAAAGAAGAGCATCATCAACAATACAGGTGGAGGGGAAAGCTCGTCCGCCAACAACAGGGCAAGGATGACCTTCCCCGAATTCGAGGTCGGAGACTGTTTTGTGGGGATGAAGGATGAGCTGCAGCAGCTTGGTAATCTCCTAAGGCAAGACAACAAGGAGCGAGTTATTTCAGTGTGGGGAATGGGGGGTTTAGGCAAGACAACCATTGCCAGAAAGCTCTACAACGAGACCAAGATCAATTTTAATCGTTCCGCATGGGTTTGCATCACTCAGCAATGTCAGCTTCGATCAGTTTGGGAGGATGTTCTCAAGCAACTGGAGCTTCAAAACAGGAACGATGACATAAGGGAAGACGTTGTTGCAAAGCTGAGCGAGTCGGAGTTGAACGAGCGACTATGCAAGATACAAAGAGAAAAGCGATGTCTCATTGTTTTCGACGATCTATGGGAAACTTCTCATTGGGATGAGCTGAAGCATCCATTCATTGTCGATGATTTGAAGAGCAAAATCTTGGTTACCACACGGCAACAAAAGGTTGCAGAGAAGGGATTCGCAGTAAAACTTAGGTGTCTAAACATGGAAGATGCTTTGGAACTACTCAAGAGTAAAGCATTTCCCCAAACCATTCCAG AGTTTGCATTGGAAGAAAACTTTAAGAAAATTGGGAAAGATATGGTGCGAAAATGTGGGTATTTGCCGTTGGCAATTTCTTTACTGGGCGGGgttttgaaaatgaaaaattcgATGATGGAGTGGGAGTtagtaaatgaggatatcaaaAAACACATATATAGAGATGAAAACGAGATTGATGGAGTGCTAAACTTAAGCTATGAAAGTTTGCCCTATTATTTGAAGCCTTGTTTTCTCTATATGGGTTTATTTCAAGAGGATGAATACATAGCTAGTGAGGATCTATATAGTAAATGGATAGCACAAGGCATGATTTCATATAAGAATATTCGAGACAATGAGGAAACATTAATGGACATCGCAGAGCTCTACTTGAGTGAGTTGGCCTCCAGGTCCATCGTCCAAGTTCACATTGATAGTGGTATAACAGCTAGAAAATATAGGAGCTGCGGACTTCATGATGTAGTAAGAGAACTATGTTTGAAATTGGGGAAAAGGGAAGATTTTGGTGTGCTGAGTTTGGAGCATCAAACTGGGAAACTTAGTACCTTACTACGGCAAGCTTCCTCCCATATGAAAATACGACATTTGGCTATCCATTTCAAAAGTGACGTCAAACTGGAACTTGACGAGCTTGGAGAAGATAGTTGCAAACATTTAAGGTCTCTTCAAATGTCCAATGGAAGAAATGTTGTTGAGATTCTCCAACAAAGTATCGTTGATTTtcagaaattcaaattgctGAGAGATCTAGGTATGGATGGATTCAAATTTGAAGGAAGAAAGTTACCTAAAGGAATCACTAATCTTGTTCACCTTAGAAGTTTGAGTTTAGTGGAATGTGAATTTGATAAGCTACCATTGTCCATAAGCAATTTGGTATACATGGATACACTTAATTTATATTGTTCGAGGAATGTTGAAGTTCCAAATGTTTTCAAGGAGATGCTACGTCTAAAGCACATGCTTCTTCCCATGTATGATGAGGAAAATATTGGAAGTTATCGATTAATATTGGATGAGGGGGTAGATGAGTTGGAGAGTCTAGTGGCGTTGGATAGTAGAGTGCATGAATTAAAATGTATGGGCAGAATGAAGAATCTCCGACGTTTTGAAGTATTCATACACGACAATGAAAGCTTGTCAGCCATCATCGACGCCATTGCTATCATGGACAAGTTAGTGCATTGTACGGTTGATATCAAAGAGGGTTGCGAGTTAGGAAGAAATGAGGGAGTGTTGAACAAGGCATTCACATGTCCCAATCTTTATACATTGAGGATTCACGTTAAGTTAGGGAAGGCGCTGGCAGAGTGCGGGAGTGACTTCATCAGTTCAAAACTTACAACTTTGTTCCTGTCAGAATGTGAGATTGAGGATGATCCAATGGGGATACTGGGGAACCTTCCTTGCTTGAGAGAATTGTATTTAGACATTGAATCATTTGTGGGGGAGGAGATGACGTGTCCATCAAACAGTTTTCCTCGCCTCAAGAAGCTTATTTTAGATGAATTACCAAAGTTGAGGGAGTGGAGAGTGGAGGCAGGAGCCATGCCCCTTCTCTCTGAATTGGAGATCTATGATTGTTCCAGTCTGAAGATGCTTCCAGATGGTTTGAGTGGCATTTCTACTGTTCGGGAACTGCATATCTATGGAATGGCGGAAATGGGGAAGAGGGTATCGGCATCAGGAGAGGATTTCCACAAATTCAACCATATCCCTAAAATTATCATCCGTAACTAG
- the LOC130999651 gene encoding putative disease resistance protein At1g50180, giving the protein MAEAVVSIALETLRDLLLEEAKFLYGVGDEVKELEWQLKEMKCLIKDADRRRHESETILNWISEIKDLVYRAEAAIERHTAHQVCSRRRRGRGLRQLICRYSCSLEEYMSIHQLGSEISPIKSRLERINKEMLKSGIKKSIINNTDEGESSSANNRARMTFPEFVIGDCFVGMENELKQLDNLLVEEKDHRLISVWGMGGSGKTTIAKKLYNENKTSFDLSAWVCISQQCQSFKSVWEDVLKQLDPQIREDFMPSLSEWELKERLCKIQREKRCLIVVDDLWKVSDWNELKHPFLVHDLRSKILITTREQEVAEIGCPVKLGLLNMEDALELLKKKAFPHTNIPEFALEENFEKIGKEMVQKCGYLPLAISLLGGVLRMKNSMKDWELVNEDIKDFIYRDESEIDGVLNLSYESLPYYLKPCFLYMGIFQEDEDVDVEDLYRMWRAQGMISYENIRDKDKTLREIAELYLGELASRSIVQVDINDYYGVTPGEKYSRCKLHDVVRELCLKLVKREDFGVESLVYQSGKLSTLLRQASSHMRIRHLAINFKGEVQVQPDELTITSGEDSSKHLRSLRMVNCIYPSVVEFPPQSIVDFQKFKLLRDLVIDGFKFAGRKLPSGISNLVHLRRLCLERCEFDKLTSSIRDLVYMDTLDLNFSRNVEVPNVFKEMLCMKHLFLPTYDDEKIGSYRLTLDGEVVELETLWGLDSRVHELKCMNRMKNLRKFSTEIHDNESLSAMIDAIATMDKLVDCKVEIKEGCELGTNEGVLILKKALTCSNLHDLWIEVKLGKALAECGRDFSSSKLTSLDLYECEIDDDPMGILGKLPCLVELCLWRKSFVWEEMTCPLNSFPRLKKLILYQLPKLREWRVKAGAMPLLSKIVIWDCASLKMLPDGLSGISTLRELCIYKMPELGKRVSASGEDFHKVTHVPSIVIHDYN; this is encoded by the exons AGTAGTGTCGATTGCTCTAGAAACCTTGCGTGATTTGTTGTTGGAAGAGGCAAAGTTTTTATACGGCGTGGGCGATGAAGTGAAGGAGCTCGAGTGGCAGCTCAAAGAGATGAAGTGTCTCATCAAAGACGCCGATAGACGACGACATGAAAGCGAAACCATTTTGAATTGGATCTCGGAGATCAAAGATCTTGTGTACAGAGCGGAAGCTGCCATTGAAAGACACACAGCTCATCAAGTGTGTTCAAGGAGAAGACGAGGGCGAGGACTGAGACAGCTCATCTGCAGATATTCTTGTAGTTTGGAAGAATACATGTCGATCCACCAACTAGGCTCGGAGATTTCACCAATCAAATCCCGTCTTGAAAGGATAAACAAGGAAATGTTAAAAAGTGGGATAAAGAAGAGCATCATCAACAATACAGATGAAGGGGAAAGCTCGTCCGCCAACAACAGGGCGAGGATGACCTTTCCTGAATTCGTGATCGGAGACTGTTTTGTGGGGATGGAGAATGAGCTGAAGCAGCTTGATAACCTCTTAGTGGAAGAGAAAGATCATCGATTAATTTCAGTGTGGGGAATGGGGGGATCAGGCAAGACCACCATTGCCAAAAAACTCTACAACGAGAACAAGACTAGCTTTGATCTTTCTGCATGGGTTTGCATTAGTCAGCAGTGTCAGAGTTTTAAATCAGTTTGGGAGGATGTTCTGAAGCAGCTAGACCCACAAATAAGAGAGGACTTTATGCCAAGTCTGAGCGAGTGGGAGTTGAAGGAGCGATTGTGCAAGATACAAAGAGAGAAGCGATGCCTCATTGTTGTGGACGATCTTTGGAAAGTTTCTGATTGGAATGAGTTGAAACATCCCTTCCTTGTCCATGATCTGCGGAGCAAAATCTTGATCACCACGCGCGAACAGGAAGTTGCAGAGATTGGGTGCCCCGTAAAACTTGGGCTTCTAAATATGGAAGATGCATTGGAACTACTCAAGAAGAAAGCATTTCCCCATACCAACATTCCAG AGTTTGCATTGGAagaaaattttgagaaaataggGAAAGAAATGGTGCAGAAATGTGGGTATTTGCCGTTGGCAATTTCTTTACTTGGCGGGGTCTTGAGAATGAAAAATTCGATGAAGGATTGGGAGTtagtaaatgaggatatcaaaGACTTCATATATAGagatgaaagtgagattgaTGGAGTGCTAAATTTAAGCTATGAAAGTCTACCCTATTATTTGAAGCCTTGCTTTCTCTATATGGGTATATTTCAAGAGGACGAAGATGTAGATGTTGAGGATCTATATAGGATGTGGAGAGCACAAGGCATGATTTCATATGAGAATATTCGAGACAAGGACAAAACTTTGAGGGAAATCGCGGAGCTCTACTTGGGTGAATTGGCCTCCAGGTCCATCGTCCAAGTTGACATTAATGACTACTATGGTGTCACACCTGGGGAAAAATATTCGAGGTGCAAACTTCACGATGTAGTAAGAGAACTATGTTTAAAATTGGTGAAAAGGGAGGATTTTGGTGTGGAGAGTTTGGTGTATCAAAGTGGGAAACTTAGTACCTTACTACGGCAAGCTTCCTCTCATATGAGAATACGACATTTGGCTATCAATTTCAAAGGTGAAGTCCAAGTGCAACCTGATGAGCTTACAATCACTTCTGGAGAAGATAGTAGCAAACATTTAAGGTCTCTTCGAATGGTCAATTGCATATATCCGAGTGTTGTTGAGTTTCCCCCACAAAGTATAGTTGATTTTCAGAAATTCAAACTACTGAGAGATCTGGTTATAGATGGATTCAAATTTGCAGGAAGAAAGTTACCGAGTGGAATCAGTAATCTTGTTCACCTAAGACGTTTGTGTTTAGAAAGATGTGAATTTGATAAGCTAACGTCGTCCATAAGAGACTTGGTATACATGGATACCCTTGATTTAAATTTTTCGAGAAATGTTGAAGTTCCAAATGTTTTTAAGGAGATGCTATGTATGAAACACTTGTTTCTTCCCACGTACGATGATGAAAAGATTGGAAGTTATCGATTAACATTGGACGGGGAAGTGGTTGAGTTGGAGACCCTATGGGGGTTAGATAGTAGAGTGCATGAGTTAAAATGTATGAACAGAATGAAGAATCTGCGAAAATTTTCAACAGAAATACACGACAATGAAAGCTTGTCAGCCATGATAGACGCCATTGCTACCATGGACAAGTTAGTAGATTGTAAAGTTGAAATCAAAGAGGGTTGCGAGTTAGGAACAAATGAGGGAGTGTTAATATTGAAGAAGGCACTCACATGCTCCAATCTTCATGACTTGTGGATTGAAGTTAAGTTAGGGAAGGCCCTGGCAGAGTGCGGCCGTGACTTCAGCAGCTCTAAACTTACGAGTTTGGACCTATATGAATGTGAGATTGATGATGATCCAATGGGGATACTAGGGAAGCTTCCTTGCTTGGTAGAATTGTGTTTATGGAGGAAATCATTTGTGTGGGAGGAGATGACGTGTCCATTAAACAGTTTTCCTCGCCTCAAGAAGCTTATTCTATATCAATTACCAAAGTTGAGGGAGTGGAGAGTGAAGGCAGGAGCCATGCCCCTTCTCTCTAAAATAGTGATTTGGGATTGTGCTAGTCTGAAGATGCTTCCAGATGGATTGAGCGGCATTTCTACTCTTCGGGAACTGTGTATCTATAAAATGCCAGAATTGGGGAAGAGGGTATCGGCATCGGGAGAGGATTTCCACAAAGTCACCCATGTCCCTTCAATTGTCATCCATGACTATAACTAG